GCGGGTGCTGATCAAGCCCAACCTGGTGGCCGCCGCGCCAGCGAGCAGCGGCGTCACCACCGACCCGGAGATCGTGCGCCTGGTGGCGGAGCGCTGCCTGGCCGATGGTGCCACCGAGGTGCTGATCGTGGAGGGCGGGCCGGGGGTGCATTTCGCGGCCTGCGGCTATGGGCCGCTGGGTGGGGCTGGCGGCGGCCGGGTACGGCTGGTGGACCTGGCGGCCGAGCCCAGCCTCCTGGTACCCGTGCCGGGGGGGAGCGCCTGCTCCGCTCTCTGGCTGCCCGAGCTGCTCCTGAATCCGGAGATCGTCTTCATCAGCGTGGCCAAGCTCAAGACCCACCAGCTGGCCACAGCCACCCTCAGCACCAAGAGCCTCTTCGGCCTGCCTCCCTGTCCGCCCTACCGCCTGCCCCGGCTCCAGGGGCGTCATGGCCTGCATTTCCGGGGCGTGCACCAGGTGATTGCGGATCTGGTGCGCCTCAGGCCCATCGACTACGCCCTGGTGGACGGCATCGTCGGCCTGGAAGGCAACGGGCCGCTGGCCGGCACGCCGGTGCCCATGGGGCAGGTGCTGGCCGGGGTCAATGCGGTGGCCGTGGACCGGGTGGGGCTTGCGGCCATGGGCATCGGCCAGGGGCTGGTGCCCCATCTCCATTACCTGGCGGCCGCAGGGCTGGGTCCTTTCAGCCTGGACGAGATTGAGCTTGCCGGCAGCGCGCTCAGGCAGCGGCCCTTTCAGCGGCCGGTGCTGCCGCCGCTTCTTTACGGCCTGTGGCCGGAGCCGGCCCAGGCGGCGCCGGGCCAGGCGTGCCGGATCGTTGCCTGGCTGGGAGAGCCGGCGGACTGCCGGCTGGAGCTGGTCGCCACCCGGCCGGAGGATGCCGAGGGCGAATCCCTGGGCGTTCTCGCCAGCTCCCGGCAGGGCAGGGGCCTCGCCTCCTTCATCTGGGACGGCCGGCTGGGCGGTCAGGTCCTGCCCCCGGCCCGGTATCGCCTGCGCCTGGCGGCCACCAGCCTGGCCACCAGCCGCACCGCCTGGGCGACCGGCTGGCTTGAGATCGCTGCTGGCAGCGGTTGACGGGCCGGCGCCCGAGCTTTCCACCCCGATCACGGCACCCTCCAGGTTCACCGCCCGGATATTCGCTAAGCATCCGGCCTGGCGTCGGCCTTGCCAGTGAGGGTGGAGTGG
The Thermodesulfobacteriota bacterium genome window above contains:
- a CDS encoding DUF362 domain-containing protein, which codes for MPFISVPGHLHRRQFLAFLGGAALSLVAGPAAAAPGYRVGVGRGQDPYAAAAAALDAAPWPPGRMAGRRVLIKPNLVAAAPASSGVTTDPEIVRLVAERCLADGATEVLIVEGGPGVHFAACGYGPLGGAGGGRVRLVDLAAEPSLLVPVPGGSACSALWLPELLLNPEIVFISVAKLKTHQLATATLSTKSLFGLPPCPPYRLPRLQGRHGLHFRGVHQVIADLVRLRPIDYALVDGIVGLEGNGPLAGTPVPMGQVLAGVNAVAVDRVGLAAMGIGQGLVPHLHYLAAAGLGPFSLDEIELAGSALRQRPFQRPVLPPLLYGLWPEPAQAAPGQACRIVAWLGEPADCRLELVATRPEDAEGESLGVLASSRQGRGLASFIWDGRLGGQVLPPARYRLRLAATSLATSRTAWATGWLEIAAGSG